A region from the Tachyglossus aculeatus isolate mTacAcu1 chromosome 5, mTacAcu1.pri, whole genome shotgun sequence genome encodes:
- the ZBTB48 gene encoding telomere zinc finger-associated protein encodes MDGSFVQHSVRILQELNRQREKGQYCDATLAVGGLVFKAHWSVLACCSRFFQGLDGPGAAASVLLPPSFADSFGLLLDFFYTGHLALDAANRDRVLLAAVELCVPEAVALCRSFEPPSGDPDGPPGRGGEARGEDGPGARPGEPPGAPPRRKPGPAPKTAAASLRDRGPRDGRGPDGPFGARGGTVQLQGGGINEWEVVVQVEDDGDGDYISDTETVRTKRKSNLGQKPGPEEPVPSAGTLAAEPPGNRKGTAVPVECPTCHKKFLSKYYLKVHNRKHTGEKPFECPKCGKCYFRKENLLEHENRNCMNRSEQVFTCSMCQETFRRRMELRIHMVSHTGEMPYKCSSCSQQFMQKKDLQSHLIKLHGAPKPHACPTCAKCFLSRTELRLHEAFKHRGEKLFVCEECGHRASSRNGLQMHIKAKHRNERPYVCEFCHHAFTQKANLNMHLRTHTGEKPFQCHLCGKTFRTQASLDKHNRTHTGERPFSCEFCEQRFTERGPLLRHVASRHQEGRPHYCQICSKTFKAVEQLRVHVRRHKGVRKFECTECGYKFTRQAHLRRHMEIHDRVENYNPRQRKLRNLVIEDEKMVVVALQPPPELEVGAAEVIVESLSQGGQRLCTEDGFPSSDGMDQSLILTATIPQDCDT; translated from the exons ATGGACGGCTCGTTCGTCCAGCACAGCGTGCGCATCCTGCAGGAGCTCAACAGGCAGCGGGAGAAGGGCCAGTACTGCGACGCCACCCTGGCGGTGGGGGGCCTGGTGTTCAAGGCCCACTGGAGCGTCCTGGCCTGCTGCAGCCGCTTCTTCCAGGGGCTGGACGGCCCGGGCGCGGCGGCCAGCGTCCTGCTCCCGCCCAGCTTCGCCGACAGCTTCGGCCTCCTGCTGGACTTCTTCTACACGGGCCACCTGGCCCTGGACGCCGCCAACCGGGACCGGGTGCTGCTGGCCGCCGTGGAGCTGTGCGTGCCCGAGGCCGTGGCCCTGTGCCGGAGCTTCGAGCCCCCCTCGGGGGACCCCGACGGgcccccggggcggggaggggaggcccgcggcgaggacgggcccggggcccggcccggcgagcccccgggggccccgccccggaggaagcccggcccggccccgaagACCGCCGCCGCCTCCCTCCGCGACCGGGGGCCCCGGGACGGTCGAGGACCCGACGGCCCCTTTGGGGCACGAGGCGGAACCGTCCAGCTGCAGGGGGGCGGCATCAACGAG TGGGAAGTTGTGGTTCAAGTCGAGGATGACGGTGATGGAGATTACATTTCCGACACAGAGACTGTGAGGACCAAAAGGAAGTCAAATTTAGGCCAGAAGCCTGGCCCCGAGGAGCCGGTTCCGAGTGCCGGGACCCTGGCGGCTGAGCCCCCCGGGAACAGAAAAGGTACAGCTGTGCCGGTTGAATGCCCCACATGTCATAAAAAGTTCCTCAGCAAATATTACCTAAAAGTCCACAACAG GAAACATACTGGGGAGAAGCCCTTTGAGTGTCCCAAGTGTGGGAAATGTTATTTTCGGAAAGAGAACCTCCTGGAGCATGAAAACCGGAACTGCATGAATCGGTCGGAGCAG GTCTTCACTTGCTCCATGTGCCAGGAGACATTCCGGCGGAGGATGGAGTTACGGATACACATggtgtcccacacaggggaaATGCCCTACAAG TGTTCCTCCTGCTCGCAGCAGTTCATGCAGAAGAAAGATTTGCAGAGCCACCTGATAAAGCTCCACGGGGCTCCCAAGCCCCACGCG TGCCCCACCTGTGCCAAGTGCTTCCTGTCAAGGACGGAGCTGCGCCTACACGAAGCCTTCAAGCACCGCGGGGAGAAGCTGTTCGTGTGTGAGGAGTGCGGGCACCGGGCTTCCAGCCGCAATGGCCTGCAGATGCACATCAAAGCTAAACACAG GAACGAGCGGCCCTACGTGTGCGAGTTCTGCCATCACGCCTTCACCCAGAAGGCCAATCTGAACATGCACCTGCGCACACATACCGGCGAGAAGCCCTTCCAGTGCCACCTTTGTGGCAAGACCTTCCGGACTCAAG cgAGCCTGGACAAGCACAACCGCACccacacgggcgagcggcccttCAGCTGTGAGTTCTGTGAGCAGCGCTTCACTGAGCGGGGTCCCCTGCTGAGGCACGTAGCCAGCCGCCACCAGGAGGGCCGGCCCCACTACTGCCAGATCTGCAGCAAAACCTTCAAGG cgGTGGAGCAGCTGCGTGTGCACGTGCGCAGACACAAAGGTGTGAGGAAGTTTGAATGCACCGAATGCGGCTACAAGTTCACCCGCCAG GCCCACCTGCGGCGGCACATGGAGATCCATGACCGTGTGGAGAACTACAACCCACGCCAGCGCAAGCTGCGGAACCTGGTCATCGAGGACgagaagatggtggtggtggccCTGCAGCCGCCCCCCGAGCTGGAGGTGGGGGCGGCCGAGGTCATCGTGGAGTCCCTGAGCCAAGGCGGCCAGAGACTGTGCACCGAGGACGGCTTCCCCAGTTCGGACGGCATGGACCAGTCGCTCATCCTCACGGCCACTATTCCCCAAGACTGTGACACCTAG